Proteins from a single region of Desulfuromonas acetoxidans DSM 684:
- a CDS encoding ATP-dependent zinc protease translates to METQSVVGWREWLCLPQLNIPWIKAKIDTGARTSALHTCFVEEFTRDNQHWVRFRLHPLQGATIPELTCEAVVKDRRTVTDSGGHREQRYVIETLARLGDEEWPIEMTLTNRETMRFRMLLGRTAMDRLLVDPSRSYCFDRPDKETLNSVYPQGDVK, encoded by the coding sequence ATGGAAACACAATCGGTCGTTGGATGGCGCGAATGGCTGTGCCTGCCTCAATTGAATATACCGTGGATCAAAGCCAAAATCGACACCGGTGCCCGCACCTCGGCATTGCATACCTGTTTTGTTGAAGAGTTTACCCGCGACAATCAGCACTGGGTTCGATTTCGTCTTCACCCCCTACAAGGTGCCACCATACCCGAGCTGACCTGTGAAGCCGTAGTCAAGGACCGTCGGACCGTGACCGACTCTGGTGGCCATCGTGAACAACGCTATGTCATCGAAACCCTGGCTCGCCTCGGTGACGAGGAATGGCCGATTGAAATGACGTTGACCAATCGCGAAACCATGCGGTTCCGTATGCTGTTGGGCCGAACCGCGATGGATCGGCTGCTGGTCGATCCGAGTCGATCCTATTGTTTTGACCGCCCCGATAAAGAGACCCTGAACT
- a CDS encoding succinylglutamate desuccinylase/aspartoacylase family protein produces MMTETTSSTIEIAGEMIKPGEIRLISLPLPRLYDRTELAMPVHVFRGRRPGPVLFVSAAIHGDEINGVEIVRRLINLKLLKSLRGTLIAIPLVNVYGFLNRSRYLPDRRDLNRSFPGSEEGSLASRVAHRFLEQIVSQCTHGIDLHSGSNHRNNLPQIRCEWENDAELAFARAFGAPLIVHSRLRDNSLRQAVHEMGVPILVYEAGEALRFDEPSIRFGVRGIVSVMRHLHMLPARPRAPKGESLISRRTFWVRAPISGLLRRTCELGDLVSDGDKLGYIENPLNNKRTPVIAQHRGVVMGLQNLPLVYQGDALFHLAAPDGDEDQIVDSIEAFQSLVEDFY; encoded by the coding sequence ATGATGACTGAGACAACATCCTCAACAATTGAAATTGCCGGTGAAATGATCAAGCCCGGAGAAATCCGCCTGATCTCCCTGCCGTTGCCACGCCTGTATGATCGCACCGAACTGGCCATGCCTGTTCATGTGTTTCGCGGCCGCCGTCCCGGCCCGGTACTATTTGTCAGCGCGGCCATTCACGGTGACGAGATCAACGGGGTGGAGATTGTCCGCCGACTGATCAACCTCAAGTTGCTCAAATCGCTGCGCGGCACCCTGATTGCGATTCCACTGGTGAACGTGTATGGCTTTCTCAACCGGTCCCGTTATCTGCCGGATCGGCGCGACCTCAATCGCTCGTTTCCCGGTTCCGAGGAGGGTTCGCTGGCATCACGGGTGGCCCATCGCTTTCTTGAGCAGATCGTCAGCCAGTGTACGCACGGCATCGATCTACACAGCGGTTCCAACCATCGCAACAACCTGCCGCAGATCCGTTGCGAATGGGAAAATGACGCCGAGCTGGCATTTGCCCGCGCCTTTGGAGCGCCGCTCATCGTTCACTCGCGATTGCGTGATAATTCACTGCGCCAGGCCGTGCATGAGATGGGCGTACCGATCCTAGTCTATGAAGCCGGCGAAGCATTGCGCTTTGACGAACCTTCGATCCGTTTCGGGGTACGGGGGATTGTTTCAGTGATGCGCCATCTGCACATGCTGCCGGCACGACCCAGAGCACCAAAGGGGGAATCGCTGATCTCGCGGCGAACATTCTGGGTCCGGGCACCGATCAGTGGCTTACTGCGCCGCACCTGCGAACTGGGCGATCTGGTCAGTGATGGCGACAAACTGGGCTATATTGAGAATCCACTGAACAATAAACGCACGCCGGTGATTGCCCAGCACCGGGGCGTGGTTATGGGGTTACAGAACTTACCCCTCGTGTACCAGGGTGATGCCCTGTTTCATCTGGCCGCCCCCGATGGCGACGAAGATCAGATTGTTGACTCCATAGAGGCATTCCAGTCTCTGGTGGAAGATTTTTATTAA